CACGCGCCCGGGCGCTGCACCGAGTTCATAACCGGGCAGGGCGGCCGCCAGCTGCTGCCAGCCCGCCGAGCCCAGCACCTGGCACAGGCGTTGCACCGCGGGCGTCTGCAGGCTGGGCTTGAGGCAGGCGAGGAAATAGTCTTCGCTGGCCAGCGGCAGGAAGTGCAGGCCGAACTCCAGCGCCGCGGCCTCGATGCCCAGGCCAGCATCGGCCAGGTCGCCGGCCACACTGGCGGCCACGGCCACGTGGGTCTGCTCGATGTGGTCGTGGTAGCCGGCCAGGCGAGCCGGATCCAGGCCTTCGCGCGCCACGAGGTGGTTCATCAGCAGCCGCGTGCCCGAGCCCACCTGGCGGTTCACCAGGCGCAGGCCCAGGCGCTGCACATCGGCCAGGCCGAAGACACGCCGCGCGAGTTCGGGCCGCAGCATCAGGCCCTGGCGGCGGCGGCAGAAGCCGATCACCTTGTTCAGGCCGGGCTGCAGCAGCGGCTTCATCGCCTGCGCGTAGGCCGAATCGGCATCACGTTCGGCCGGCACGTGGAAGCCGGCCACCACGCACTGCCCGGCGTTCAGCGCGCGCAGGCTGTCCACGCTGCCTTGCACGCGCAAATCCAGGTGCAGCTGGGCGGTGGCGGCGGCGTGCTGCTGAAGGACCGAGAGCGCCGTGTCGTGGCTGGCGTAAAGCGTCAGCAGCAGCTGTTGATCGTCGCGGGCTTCGGCCAGCATCCGGACGAGTTCGGCCCGCAGTGCTTCCAGCTGCGGCTGGATGCGCGTGCGCGCGCGGCGCTCGGCCCAGAGCAGGCGTTCGCCGAAAGCTGTCAGGCGCGCGGGCTGGCCCTGCGTCCAACTGATCAGCGCTTCGCCCAGCGTCTGCTCCCAGTCTTTCAGCGTGCCCCAGGCGTAGCGGTAGCTGCAGCCCAGGGCGCGCGCGGCGTGCGAGATGGAGCCGGCCTCGTGCACGGCCTGCAGCAGGTCGAACAGCGGGTTGTCGATCTGCGCGCCGCGCTGCGCGCCGGGTTTCAGCACGTACTGCAGATGGGCGTTGAGCGCGTTGGGGGCTGTGGCTGCTGCGCCGGGCGCAGGCGCATCGGGCGAGGCTGCCGAGGCCGCCGCTGGGGCTGGGCGGGTGCGTGTGGGGCTCATGGCGTGGCGGTGCCGGGCCACCACCCCAGCAGCGTGGTGGGCGCGGGCTTGTCGTGCTTCAGCGCGGGTGGACGGCGCGGCGTGCCCAGACCTATCCAGCCCACCAGCGTTTCACCGGGGGCACAGAAGGCGTTCACGATGGCCGGTGCGCGCACCTTGTTGCCCGAGAGGATCTTGCCTGCATAGCCCAGGCCGTGCGCTGCGCTGAGGAAGTTGCTGAGGGCGCCGCCCACGGCGATCCACTGCTCGTGCACGGGGGCCAGCGGGTGGCCCTGGTCGATGCGCGCGATGACGGCCACGCTCATGGGCGCGCGCAACGCGCGCTCGCGCTCGATGGCCAGCGTCTCGGCGGGTTTGCCGGTTTCACGCGCCACCTGCTCGAACAGATCGGCCAAGGCCGCGCGCGCCGGTCCGGCCACCACGCTGAAGCGGTAGGGCACGAGGCCGCCGTGGTCGGGCGCGCGAAGCGCGGCCTGCACCATCAGCGCCAGTTCCTCGGCGCTGGGCGCAGGTTCGTCCAGGTGCTTCAGGCCCAGCGAATGGCGGCTCAGCAAGAGCTGCAAAGCGGCGGTGTCGGGCATCAGTACACCAGGGTGCGCCAGCGCAGATCACCCGCGCGGGCCATGAACTGCACCGCGCCGCCGTGGCCGCGGCATTCGGGGATGAGCGGCGCACCGGCCAGGCCTTGCGCGTGCAGCGCTTCGGTGCAGACAAAAAGCTGGGCGCCGTGCGCGTGGGCCTGGCGCAGGTGGTCCAGCACGGTGTGCGTGGCTTGCGGCGCGGCGCGCAGCGTGGCGGCCACGCCGGGCACCAGCAGGTGCACGCTGCGCGCGGTGAAGTAGATCTCCACCGGCAGCTCCAGTGCAGCCGCGGCAGCAGCGTGGAAAAAGGGCGTGGCCAGGCGCTCGGGCTGTGCGGGGTCGGCGGCCCACAGCAGCAGCGCCACGCCTGCGGCGGCGTGGTCCAGATAAGCGTTGTTGGCGCCTTCGGCCAGCCTGCCTGTGTTCATCCGTCCACCCGGTGCAGCCAGGCGTGGTGCTCCATCGCGGCAACCACGGCCCGGCCGTGCAGCAGTGCGCCGCTTTCGGCCTGCCAGGCCGAGGGCTGCAGGCGCGCGAGCCAGCCTTCTTCGTAGGGGCTGCCGTGCACCAGCTCGGGCGCGGTGGCCAGGCGTTCATTGACCGCCAGCACGGTGCCGCTGATCGGGCTCTTCACCGAGACGATGGACTTGGCCAGCTCCACCACCGCGATGCCGCGCCCGCGCTCCACCACGGTGCCCACGCCCTTGGGCCGGCACATATACACCTCACCGGCCAGCTGCACGCCCAAGGCGGTGATGCCCACCGTCGTGCTGCCATCTGCTTCGAGCCGGGCCCAGACCTGGTGCTGGATGTCGTAGTGCAGTTCGTCAGGGCAGGGCAGGCCGGCGGCCATCATCGTGGGGCCTCCACAGCAGCAGGGCGAAGGGAATGTGGGCGGAAGGGAATGGGAGTCGAACCCACCCGGCGACGCATGGCGCCACCCACCGGGTTTGAAGCCCGGCCGACCCACCAGGGTCGTTTCCCTTCCATGCGAAAACGTATCGTCATGGGAGCACCGCATTGTCCAGCAGCGTGCTGTCGCTGCGCAGGCGGTGCACATCGCCCACGCGGCGCAAGAGGCCGATGCGGTCGAGGTATTCCAGGATCTGGATGGCGCGCTTGCGCCCGAGCTGCGTGGCGTCGCGGAACAGGGCGGCCGTGACCTCGCCGCCGTGCGCCTGCGCGATGGCCTGCACCAGCGCCACGGCCCGTGCCAGGATCTCGGGCGTGAGGTAGAGGTCGCGCACGATCTGGTGCAGCTCGGCGCGCTGCGCCAGGCGGGCCATGGTCACGCGCAGCAGGGGCTCGGGCTCATTGATTTCCTTGGCGAGGTCGCGCACCCAGGCGCCCTCGAAACCCACGGCCGCCAGGCGCGGGCCCACCTTCTGCGCCAGGCGCTCTTCGGTGGCCGAGAGGCGCACGCCATGTGCCGGCAGGTGCACGAAGGCACCGCGCATCGCCACCTCGCCGCGGGCTTGCAGATCGCTCAGCAGCGCGCGCCACAGCGGCTCGGGCAGGCGCGGCAGGGCCAGGCGGCGCAGGCGCGCGGCGTCGGGGCCGAGCTCTTCGGGGGCTTTCTCGTGGAAGGCAGCCAGGGAGGCCAGCACCTTCTCGCGGGCGGCTTCGGCCTGGGCCGCGCCCAGGGCCCAGTCGTTGCGCGCATCGGTGTGGCGCAGCGCGCCGGTGGCGGCGGCCAGTTCCACACGCCGGCCCTGGGCCGCCGCAAACCGTTGAAGATCCACGCCCTGGGGCGATTGCACCAGCAGCCCGCGAAGGCGTTCTTCGGCGCTGGGCGTGGCCAGCGCGTCCAGCTCGGCCAGGCGCTGTGGCGTGCGGCGGTAGCGCGCCGGGGCCAGCGGGTCCAGCACCACGCCGCCGGCCAGCGTGCGGCTGGCCGAGGCGTCGCGCAGCACCACGCGGTCGCCGTGCCATGCGCCCACGGAGGCCTGCAGCACCAGCTGCACACGCGCGCTGGCGCCGGGGGCGAGGCTGTCGCCATCGAGCACGGCCACGCTGCCCATCACCGCGGCCGAACCCAGGTGCACGTGCACCGGCGTGCCGCTGCGCAGCGCGCGTGTTTCGGCCTGCCACAGCCGCAGCTGCACGTCGATGCGCTGCGTGGCCAGCGCAGCGGCCGGTGCCACCAGCCACTGGCCGCGCTGCACCCGCTCCTTGGCGACACCGGCCAGGGCCACGGCGCAGCGTTGGCCCGTACCGGCCTGCGTGACGGCGCGGTTCTGCGCGTGCAGGCTGCGCACGCGCACGGCTTCGTCTGGCGCGCCGGGGGGCACCAGGCGCAGCTCGTCGCCGGCGGCCACCTGCCCGGCGTGCGTGGTACCGGTGACGACCGTGCCGACGCCGTCCAGCGTGAAGGCGCGGTCGATGGCCAGTCGGAAGGCCGCGCCGCTGCGCTGCTCCGCGGCCCGCGCGGCAGAGGCCGCGTGTCCGGCGGCGGCGTCGCGCAGCAGGCTGCGCAAGGCCTCGATGCCCAGGCCGCTGGGCGCAGCCACTGTCAGCACGGGGCAGTTTTGCAGCGTGGAGCCGATCAGCAGCGCCTGCGCCTCGGCCTGCACGGCCTGCAGGCGTTCGGCGTCCACGCGGTCGGCCTTGGTGATGACGACCGCGCCGCGCTGCAGGCCCAGCAGCGAAAGCACCGCCAGATGCTCGCGCGTCTGCGGCATGGGGCCGTCGTCGGCGGCCACGAGCAGCAGCGCGAAATCGATGCCCGTGGCGCCGGCCAGCATGGTGTGCACCAGCCGTTCGTGGCCGGGCACGTCGATGAAGCCGATTCGCTCCAGGCCCTGGCCGGCTTCCATGAAGGCGTAGCCCAGTTCGATGCTGATGCCACGTTGCTTCTCTTCGGGCAAGCGGTCGGTGTCCACGCCGGTGAGCGCGCGCACCAGCGTGGTCTTGCCGTGGTCGATGTGGCCTGCGGTGCCGACGATCATGGCCTTACTTGATGAGCCCCGCGCTGCGGCCGGCGGCTTCCAGGCCCTTGTAGTTCTCGGGCGCGGTGGGCACGAACTTGGTGGCGCGTGCCAGGCCCAGGATTTCCTTGCCTTCGGCGTTGTCGGCGCTCAGGCCCAGCAGCGCCTTCTGCACACGTTCACGCTGCGCCGCGGGCATGTCGGCATGCACCGACCAGTTGTAGTTGAAGTAGGGCGGCGTCGTGTAGAACACATCGACCTTGTTCGTGTCGACCCGGTTCTCGCTGACGAACTTGCGCCACACGGTGATGTCGAGCGCCGCGGCGTCGACACGGCCGCTCACCACCGAGGCGATGGTGGCGTCATGCGCGCCCGAGAAGGCCACGCGCTTGAAGTCACGCTCGGGCTCGATGCCCGCGGCCAGCAGGAGGCTGCGCGGCATCAGGTGGCCCGAAGTGCTGCTGGCCGAGCCGAAGCTGACCTGCTTGCCCTTCAGGTCCTCGAGCTTGGTGATGCCCGAGGTCTTCTGCGTGATGAAGACCGAGCGGAATTGCGTGTCTTCTTCGCGCTGTGCGATGGGCACGATCTTGTCGCCCGAACGCAGCTTGGCCTGCACGAAGGTGAAGCCGCCGAACCACACCATGTCGACCTGCTTGTTCACCAGTGCTTCCACCGCGGCGGGGTAGTCGCTCACGGGCACGAACTCGACCTTGGTGCCCAGCGTGCGCTCCAGGTACTTGACCAGGGGGCCGAACTTGCGGATCTGCTCGCTGGCGGCTTCTTCGGGGATGGTGGTCACCTTGAAGACGGCTTGCGCCTGGGCCAGCGTCGCGGCGGTCAGTGCCGTGGTGGCCAGGGCCAGGGTGGCGAGCCGGCGCGCCCGACGGGCGACGCGTTGGAAGAACGGGGTCATGGTGGGGTTTCCTTGAGAAACCGGGGTTGGGATCATGGCGGCATGGCGCGTAAAGCCTGCGGGTACCGTGTCGCCGCGGCGGACACGCAGGCATGGACTTCAAGGCAGGGCCAGGCGCAGCGACTCCAGTTGCGACAACAGGGCCTGCGGGTCTTCCAGCCCGCGCAGGTCGAGCAGCAGCCGGTCTTCGGCGATGCGGCCCACCACGGGCAAGGGGAGCGTGCGCAGCGCGGTCGCCAGTTCATCGAGCGCGCGCCCGGCACCCTTCTTCTGCGAAGGCGCCAGCGCCAGGCCGGCCGAGGGCAGGCGGTCCACCGGCAGCGAGCCCGAGCCGATCTGGCCCAAGAGATCGACCACCTGCACCTCGAAGCGCGGAGCGACGGCCGCGGCCACGGCCGGCAGCAGTTCGGTGGCCAGCGCGCGCAGGCTTTCGGCGGTGCGCGTGAGCAGGCGCAGCGTGGGCAAGTCCTGCGCCAGGCGTTCGGGCCGCAGGTACAGGCGCAGCGTGGCCTCCAGCGCCGCCAGCGGCAGCTTGCTCATGCGCAGCGCGCGCTTGAGCGGGTACTTGCGGATGCGTGCGATGGCCGCCTTGCTGCCGACGATCAAACCCGCCTGCGGGCCGCCGAGCAGCTTGTCGCCGCTGAAGGTGACGACATCGCAGCCCGCGGCCAGCTTTTCTTGTGGCGTGGGCTCCCGTGGCAGGCCGTAGGCGGCCAAGTCGACCAGCGAGCCGCTGCCCAGGTCGCTGGCCAGCGGCAGCCCTTTGGCGTGGGCGATGGCGGCGAGCTCGGCCTCGTCGACCGCGGTGGTGAAGCCCTGCACGGCGTAGTTGCTGGTGTGCACCTTCATCAGCAGCGCAGTGCGTTCATTGATGGCGCCGGCGTAGTCGTGCGGGTGGGTGCGGTTGGTGGTGCCCACTTCCACCAGCGTGGCGCCGGCCGCGGCCATCACATCGGGCATGCGGAAGGCGCCACCGATCTCCACCAGCTCGCCACGCGAGACGATGCACTCCCTGCCGCGCGCCAGGGCGGCGATGGTGAGCAGCACCGCTGCGGCGTTGTTGTTGACGATGGTGGCGGCCTCGGCGCCCGTCAGCGTGCAGAGCAGCTCTTCGACGAGGTTGTCGCGGTCGCCGCGGCCGCCGCTGGCGAGGTCGTACTCCAGGTTGTTGGGGCCGGCCATCATCGCCAGCACCTGCTGCAGCGCGCTGTCGGCCAGCAACGCGCGGCCCAAGTTGGTGTGGATGACGGTGCCGGTGAGGTTCAGCACCCGGCGCATGTTGAGCGCCAGGCGGGCCTGCACTCGGGCGGCCAGGGCCCGCAACAGCGCCGGCATTTGCACCGCGTTGTGCCCCAGGGTGCCGGCCAGCGCAGCGCTGCGCTGGGTTTCGAGCAGTGCACGCGCCTGTGCGGCCACCAGCGTGTGGCCGTGTTCGGCCACCAGGGCCGCCGCTTCGGGTTCTCGCAGCAGGCGGTCGACGCCTGGCAGATCCTTCGGGCTGGCCTTGGAACCGTCGACGACGGATTCGGCGGGCCGCGCCATCAGGACGCCCCGGGGTCGGGCGGCGGCGCCGCGCTGGTCTCTTCGGCAGGGTCGCCGAAGAGCAGCATCAGGTTCAGGCCGTGGCGGTGGTAGCCGGCTTCGGACACCAGCAGGTCCAGCGTGAGGCTGGCCAGGTCGTCGGCCAGCGGCTCCACCATCGGGTCGCGGTCGCTGTGCACAATCTTGAGGTAGTGGCCGCACTCGTCGCAGGTTTCGGCCTGCATCACGGCCTGGGCGGCGCGGCTGCTGCCCTGGTCGTCGGCATCGGCGGTGTCCAGCGACTGGTAGGCCAGGCTCTTCTCCGACAGGCAGTGCGGGCACTTGATGCGCACCATGTGCCACTCGGTGCTGCACAGGCCGCAATGCAGATAGCGCTGGCCCAGCGATTCACCGGAAGAGCGCGTGACGCTGGCCACCGGGCGGCTGCCACAGCAGGGGCAGGCGGTTTCGTCGTCGATGCGGCCGAAGGGCTGGCCATGGGCCGGCGCGTGGGCCAGGCCGTGGGCATCCACCTTCAGCACCAGCTCGGTGAAGCAGCATTGCAGGGCCGCGGCAATGAGGGGTGCGCAGGCCAGGTCCAGGCCCGTCATCACGCCGTGCAGCAGCGCATCGGCCTGGCGTTCGAGGAAAACCTCGTCGGCTGCGGCCAGGGTGTCCAGCGTGGGCAGCACGCCGGCCGGTGCGCTGCCGCGCAGATCGGCCACCAGCGCGCGCAGCACGCTGTGCCAGGCCGGGTCGCGCGGCCAGTCGGTGGCCAGCAGCGGGGGCACGCCCGCGCGGGCGGCGCGGTCGATCGCGTCGCGGTCGGGCAGGGGCAGCGTGGGCATGCGCGCCAGCTGGCGCTGCTGGGCCTGCGCCAGATCGGCCATGAAGTTGAGGAAGTCGCCCATCGCGTGGCCGCGCGCCAGCTGGCGCAGCCGCATCGCGCGTTCGGCGAAGACGGTGCTGCGTTCGGGCAGGCGCAGGAAGGCCGTTTCGCCACCCGCGCGGGCGGCGATCTCTTCGGGGGACATCACCCGCACGGTGGCCATGACTGGACTCAGTGTTTCTCCTGGACAAGAAAAGAGGGCGCTGACAAAGCGCCCTCTGTGCGGGTGGGACTCAGGGTCCCTTGGTCATGTCCCGATACCACAGGGCATGGTTGGCCTTGGCCCAGCCTTCGGTGACCGTGCCGCGGGTCATTGCGCGCGCCGTGCCCTTGACCCAAATGACGGCGTACACATGCATGATCGTCGCCGCGATCAGCACCACAGCTGAGACGGCATGCAGCAGCAGACCGATGCGCTGCACTTCGATGGGGAAGAACGGCGAGAACCAGGGCCGCCAGAAGAGGAAGCCCGAGAGCAAGAGTACCGCCAGGCTGACGGCCATGGCCCAGAACACCAGCTTCTGGCCATAGTTGTACTTGCCCACGGGGGGCATGCTGGCCTTGTTGCCCTTGAGCATCTCACCCATGTGCTTCTTCCACTCGCGATCGGCGTCGTTGACGACGTTGTCGCGCCAGAGCTTGAGGAACAAGCCCAGGAAGCCCACCACCATCAGCACGCCCAGGAAGGGATGCAGGATGCGCGCCCACGAGCCACCGCCGAACAGGTGCACCAGGAAGTACAGCGACGGGTGGAAAAAAGCCAGGCCGGAGAGTCCGGCCAGCACGAACATCATCGCGATGAACCAGTGGTTCATCCGATCTCCGTCCTGGTAGCGCTGCAGCATTTTCTGAGCCATCACGCTTCCTCCTTCTCGGGCTTGCCGGCGTCAGCGGACTTCTCCTCGATCGGACCCACCTTCATGTAGTGGAAGAAGCCGGCGACGACCGCGCCGATCATCCCCGCCACCGCCAGCGGCTTGGCGATGCCCTTCCAGACCGAGACCAGCGGGCTGACGCTCGGGTCCTTGGGCAGGTCTTCCAGCTCGGGCCGGTCGGCGTGCTTCAGCACGTACATCACGTGCGTGCCGCCGACTCCTTGCGGGTTGTACAGGCCTGCGTTCTGGAAGCCGCGCTCCTTCAGCTCGCCCGCGCGCTTTTCGCCGTAGGTCACCATGTCGTCCTTCGTGCCGAAGGTGATGGCGCCCGTGGGGCAGGTCTTCACGCAGGCCGGCTCCAGACCCACGCCCACCCGGTCGGAACACAAGGTGCACTTGTAGGCCTTGTTGTCCTTCTGGCTGATGCGCGGCACATCAAAGGGGCAGCCCTTGACGCAGTAGCCGCAGCCGATGCAGTTCTCGCTGATGAAGTCGACGATGCCGTTGCTGTACTTGACGATGGCCCCAGGCGCCGGACAGGCCTTCAGGCACCCGGGGTCCTCGCAGTGCATGCAGCCGTCCTTGCGGATCAGCCACTCGAGGCTGCCGTCCTTGGGCTCGACCTCGAAGAACTTCATGACGGTCCAGCTGGTGGGCGTCAGGTCGCTGGGGTTGTCGTAGACGCCGATGTTGGTGCCGACGTCGTCGCGCAGGTCGTTCCAGTTCATGCAAGCCACCTGGCAGGCCTTGCAGCCGATGCACTTGGACTCATCGATGAGCTTGGCGACCTGCGGCGCGTTGGTACGCACCTGCGGGCTGGGAGTGGTGGTGGCCGAACGGCCGACCACGTCGAGCGATTGCATGCTGCCCATGTCAGGCCACCTTCTCGATGTTGACCAGGAACGCCTTGAACTCCGGCGTCTGCGAGTTGGCGTCGCCGACAAAGGGGGTCAGTGCATTGGCCAGGTAGCCGTTCTGCGTCACGCCCTTGAAGCCCCAGTGGATGGGGATGCCCACGTGGTGGACTTTCTTGCCGTTCACGTCCATGGCCTTCATGCGCTTGGTCACCACGCAGGCCGCCAGGATCTCGCCTCGATTGCTGCGGACCTTGACCATGTTGCCCTGCTTGATGCCTTTTTCCTTGGCCAGGTCTTCACCGATTTCGATGAAGGGCGCCGGCTGCACGACGGCGTTGCTCGTCGAATGCTTGGTCCAGAAATGCAGGTGCTCGGTCAAGCGGTAGGTGGTGGCCGCGTACGGGAACTCCTCCTTCTTGCCAAAGGCTTCCAGGTCACCCTTGTAGACACGCGCGGCGGGGTTGCTCACGGCCTTGGGGTTGGTGGGGCACATCAGGTTGACGCCCACAGGGTTCTCGAAAGGCTCGTAGTGCTCGGGGAACGGGCCTTCGTTCATGCCCACGGCGTACAGCCTGGCCACGCCTTCGGGGTTCATGATGAAGGCGCCCACGTTCTGGTCGGGCGCGGCGTCGGGGCGCATGTCGGGCACGTCGGCACCGCCTGCCCAGCTCTTGCCGTTCCAGGCCAGGTACCTGCGGCTCGGATCCCAGGGCTTGCCGTCCTTGTCCGCGCTGGCGCGGTTGTAGAGGATGCGGCGGTTGGCCGGCCACGAGAAGCCCCAGCCCGGGAACACGCCCAGGCCCGTGGGGTCGGCGGTGTCGCGCCGTGCGGTGAGGTTGCCCGTGGGGCCCCAGCAGCCGGAATAGATCCAGTTGCCGCAGCTGGTGCTGCCGTCGTCGCGCAGCATGGCAAAGCCTGGCAACTGGTCGCCGGCCCTGACCAACGGCACTGGCGGCGGCGCGTTGGGTGCCGGCGGCGGCACCGGAATGGGCTTGCCCTTGGCGTCCAGCTTCGGCGGTGCGGGCAGCGCAAACACATCGGCCAATGCCCTGCCGTTGATCTCGCGCAGGACCTCGCCCGGCTGGGGCACGTTGGCGTTGATGTAGGGCCAGGCCAGCGCCGCGATGGGCTCAGGCAGTGTGCCGCCGTCCTTGGCGTACATGCCACGCAGCTTGACGAAGAGGCGCGCCATGATCTCGCTGTCGGTCTTGGCTTCGCCCGGCGGGTCGACGGCCTTTTCCTTCCAGTTGATCACGCGGCTGCTGTTGGTGAAGGTGCCGGTCTCTTCGGCAAAGCAGCTGGTGGGGAAGCGGAAGACCTCGGTCGCGATCTTCGCCGGGTCCACGTCGTTCAGCGGGCCGAAATTCTTCCAGAACTCGCTGGTCTCGGTCTCCAGCGGGTCCATCACCACCAGGTACTTCAGCTTGGCCATGGCGGCCGACAGCTTCTTCTTGTTGGGCACCGCCGCCAGCGGGTTGAAGCCCTGCACGAGAAAGCCGTTGACCTTGCCCTGGTGCATGCGCTCGAAGATGGCCATGATGTCGTAGGCCGTGTCGCGCTTCGGAATCCAGTCGTAGGCGAACTGGTTGTCCGCCGTGGCCTTGTCCCCGTAGTAGGCCTTCATCAGGCTGGTGTGCCACTTGGGAAAGTTCTGCGTGAAGGCCATCTGACCCGGACGCAGCGGCTTGCCGGTGCGCGCCGTCAGGTAGGTCTCACGGTCGACGTCCGCATCGGTGGGTGCACTCAGGTATCCCGACAACACTTCGGAGTAGGCACACATGTCGGTGATGCCCTGCACGTTGGCGTGGCCGCGCAGCGCGTTGACGCCACCGCCCGGCCGGCCCATGTTGCCCAGCAGCAGCTGGATCATGGCCATGGTGCGGATGTTCTGGCTGCCCACCGTGTGCTGGGTCCAGCCGAGCGCATAGCAGATCGTCATCACCTTGTCGACCGCCGAGGTCTCACCCAGCATTTGCGCGATCTTCAGGAACTGGTCCTTGGGCGTGCCGGTGATGCTGCTGACCAGTTCAGGCGTGTAGCGCGAGAAGTGCTTCTTCATCTGCTGGTACACGCACAGCGGGTCCTGCAGGCTGTCGTCGACCTTGACGAAGCCGTCTTCGCCCACCTGGTAGCCCCAACTCGCCTTGTTGTACGAACGCTTGGTCTCGTCGTAACCGCTGAAAAAGCCGTTGTCGTACTTGTATTCCGGCTTCACCAGGAAGGTGATGTCGGTGTTGAGCTTGGCGTAGTCGAGGTGGATCTTGTTGTTGGACAACAGGTAGTTGATGACACCGGCCAGGAAGGCGATGTCGGTGCCCACGCGGATGGGCGCATAGACGTCGGCCACCGCGGCGCTGCGCGTGAAGCGCGGGTCGACCACGATGAGCTTGGCCTTGCGCGTCTGCATGGCCTCGGTCACCCACTTGAAACCACAGGGGTGCGCTTCTGCGGCATTGCCGCCCATGATGAGTACGAGATCGGTATTCTTGATGTCGTTCCAAGAATTCGTCATCGCTCCACGTCCAAACGTCGGGCCCAGACTGGACACCGTCGGTGCGTGTCAGATACGCGCTTGTGTATCGAGTGCAACCATCCCCAGGCCACGCGCCGTCTTCACGGTGATGTAGCCCGATTCATTGGAAGACGCCGAAGACACCAGCAGTGCGGTGGTGTTCCAGCGGTTGACGGTGACGGACTTGCCGTCCTTCTCGACCGTCTTCACCAGGTTGGCGTCACGGTCGGCCTTCATGTGCTTGGCCACGCGGGTGAGCGCGTCTTCCCAAGACAGGCGCTTCCAGTCGGCAGCGCCGGCTTCACGCACCTGCGGGTAGAGCACACGGTTCTTGGACTGGATCATGTCCATCACACCGGCGCCCTTGGGGCACAGCGTGCCGCGGTTGACCGGGTGGTCGGGGTCGCCTTCGATGTGGATGATGGTCGACTTGACGTTCTTCGCCTTGTCGCCCAGCGTGTACATCACCAAGCCGCAGCTGACCGAGCAGTACGGGCACGTGCTGCGGGTTTCAGTTGTGCGGGCCAGCTTGAAGCTTCGCGTTTCGGCCAGCGCGGCCGTGGGTGAAAAACCCAACGCGACGAGGCTGGATCCGACCAGCCCCGCTCCACTGACCCGGAGGAAGCTTCTCCGGTTCATGTCCATCGTGCGTACTCCTGTTTGAGCCAAGGGTGACCCATTCCGAGATGCCTGCTACACGGCAGAGCGCCTAGACATTTGAACGTATTCGATGAGGATTCGCCTTGGTCTAAATGCCTATGAACGAATACGCATAAGACGCCCTCCTTGCGTGGTTGGGTCGGGCCGACTTTCTGTGCTGTACTCAGGGAAGACGGGCACTGCGGGGTGTCTGGCGGACCTGGCGCACTGGCAGGCCGAGTGCGACAAACTGTCGCTGGGTTTGGTTGTGTCTCGTTGATGACGTGGCTGCACTGTCAAGTGGCTACGTCAGTTTCATGACGCTGTGTCCGTCGCTGCCGCGGCGGGACCAGTCCCCGGACGCCGAGATGGCGGGCCACTTCAACGCGCGAGCTGCGGCCGTTCCGCGAGGCGCCGCAACGGCGGCTGCAGGGCAGGGCGCTTGGAAGGGTGGCGAGTTGAATGAGTGCTCACGCAGCGGCCAGAGTGGGTCTCAAGGCAGCCGAGGCCGACAGCGGCGCTGTCACGCTGGCACAACGCCTTGACTCCGCTGCCAGACTCAACAACCACCGGCGCTGACCGTGGCCAGACGGGCTGGTTGGGCGCGGTGCCGACGGTGTGCCGGAGTTCGTCGAAGCTCCGGCGCCAGCTGACGAAGCGATGCCTATGGTTTCCGCGGGCGCCAGGGCCAGCGCGGGGCCGGCCAACAGCGCTGCGACCAGGGCCGCCAGCCTAAGCGCCGCTGCCTTCTGCTTGCGGATCGCGGGCTGCAGCCAGCCGGCGGTAGAGAAGGCCG
This is a stretch of genomic DNA from Ideonella sp. WA131b. It encodes these proteins:
- a CDS encoding helix-turn-helix transcriptional regulator; this translates as MSPTRTRPAPAAASAASPDAPAPGAAATAPNALNAHLQYVLKPGAQRGAQIDNPLFDLLQAVHEAGSISHAARALGCSYRYAWGTLKDWEQTLGEALISWTQGQPARLTAFGERLLWAERRARTRIQPQLEALRAELVRMLAEARDDQQLLLTLYASHDTALSVLQQHAAATAQLHLDLRVQGSVDSLRALNAGQCVVAGFHVPAERDADSAYAQAMKPLLQPGLNKVIGFCRRRQGLMLRPELARRVFGLADVQRLGLRLVNRQVGSGTRLLMNHLVAREGLDPARLAGYHDHIEQTHVAVAASVAGDLADAGLGIEAAALEFGLHFLPLASEDYFLACLKPSLQTPAVQRLCQVLGSAGWQQLAAALPGYELGAAPGRVLSMTTALPWWRYSENVATTGIAGVGS
- the selB gene encoding selenocysteine-specific translation elongation factor, whose amino-acid sequence is MIVGTAGHIDHGKTTLVRALTGVDTDRLPEEKQRGISIELGYAFMEAGQGLERIGFIDVPGHERLVHTMLAGATGIDFALLLVAADDGPMPQTREHLAVLSLLGLQRGAVVITKADRVDAERLQAVQAEAQALLIGSTLQNCPVLTVAAPSGLGIEALRSLLRDAAAGHAASAARAAEQRSGAAFRLAIDRAFTLDGVGTVVTGTTHAGQVAAGDELRLVPPGAPDEAVRVRSLHAQNRAVTQAGTGQRCAVALAGVAKERVQRGQWLVAPAAALATQRIDVQLRLWQAETRALRSGTPVHVHLGSAAVMGSVAVLDGDSLAPGASARVQLVLQASVGAWHGDRVVLRDASASRTLAGGVVLDPLAPARYRRTPQRLAELDALATPSAEERLRGLLVQSPQGVDLQRFAAAQGRRVELAAATGALRHTDARNDWALGAAQAEAAREKVLASLAAFHEKAPEELGPDAARLRRLALPRLPEPLWRALLSDLQARGEVAMRGAFVHLPAHGVRLSATEERLAQKVGPRLAAVGFEGAWVRDLAKEINEPEPLLRVTMARLAQRAELHQIVRDLYLTPEILARAVALVQAIAQAHGGEVTAALFRDATQLGRKRAIQILEYLDRIGLLRRVGDVHRLRSDSTLLDNAVLP
- a CDS encoding nitroreductase, which produces MPDTAALQLLLSRHSLGLKHLDEPAPSAEELALMVQAALRAPDHGGLVPYRFSVVAGPARAALADLFEQVARETGKPAETLAIERERALRAPMSVAVIARIDQGHPLAPVHEQWIAVGGALSNFLSAAHGLGYAGKILSGNKVRAPAIVNAFCAPGETLVGWIGLGTPRRPPALKHDKPAPTTLLGWWPGTATP
- a CDS encoding DsrE family protein → MNTGRLAEGANNAYLDHAAAGVALLLWAADPAQPERLATPFFHAAAAAALELPVEIYFTARSVHLLVPGVAATLRAAPQATHTVLDHLRQAHAHGAQLFVCTEALHAQGLAGAPLIPECRGHGGAVQFMARAGDLRWRTLVY
- a CDS encoding putative selenate ABC transporter substrate-binding protein is translated as MTPFFQRVARRARRLATLALATTALTAATLAQAQAVFKVTTIPEEAASEQIRKFGPLVKYLERTLGTKVEFVPVSDYPAAVEALVNKQVDMVWFGGFTFVQAKLRSGDKIVPIAQREEDTQFRSVFITQKTSGITKLEDLKGKQVSFGSASSTSGHLMPRSLLLAAGIEPERDFKRVAFSGAHDATIASVVSGRVDAAALDITVWRKFVSENRVDTNKVDVFYTTPPYFNYNWSVHADMPAAQRERVQKALLGLSADNAEGKEILGLARATKFVPTAPENYKGLEAAGRSAGLIK
- a CDS encoding glycine cleavage system protein H encodes the protein MMAAGLPCPDELHYDIQHQVWARLEADGSTTVGITALGVQLAGEVYMCRPKGVGTVVERGRGIAVVELAKSIVSVKSPISGTVLAVNERLATAPELVHGSPYEEGWLARLQPSAWQAESGALLHGRAVVAAMEHHAWLHRVDG